A window from Theobroma cacao cultivar B97-61/B2 chromosome 3, Criollo_cocoa_genome_V2, whole genome shotgun sequence encodes these proteins:
- the LOC18603969 gene encoding probable apyrase 7 — MEPKSPSKVKLSVMGFKRWKRVLKVFTFGFLILLSCIGVYLAFNFVKAWNVLESSYYTVVVDCGSTGTRVNVFEWEKGGLVNQGLPYLVHSYPDYSTKSPLWRNSCHYHCMQTEPGLDKFVGNASGVRASLEPLIAWAEQMVPHERHGDTPIIVLATAGLRRLAAEDARQVLDDVEIVVRGHSFVYSKNWIRVLTGKEEAYYGWVALNYKLGSLGNSLKASTFGLLDLGGSSLQVVVEVAEENGNENVMTSNIGSTDHNILAYSLPAFGLTEAFDRTVVMLSQNQTDRGNTTNRFELRHPCLSSDFVQNYTCSGCAMPNVTDLENSESLMYKSQFSLTYLVGDPNWEQCKELVRAAAMNYSGSDWSHQIVGRNCEANSSPYGGSNMLNLTAVAHHSGRFHALSGFFVVNDMLHLSPRASVTEIWEKGEQLCSRSSTELSSISQRQTYAGQSCFRVPYVASLIEDSLCLGNGEIVFGPGDVSWTLGAALIHGLDSIETPASISTTKDMDIFSSPVFLFVLLLFLLFVVYCSQITLPMLGRKVADVGVSLPSYVHPRRRQT, encoded by the exons ATGGAACCCAAATCGCCTTCAAAGGTTAAGCTCTCAGTCATGGGATTCAAACGATGGAAACGGGTCTTGAAAGTTTTCACTTTCGGCTTTCTCATTCTGTTATCCTGTATTGGTGTTTACTTAGCATTTAATTTTGTGAAGGCTTGGAATGTATTAGAGAGTTCATATTATACTGTTGTGGTGGACTGTGGAAGCACTGGAACACGAGTGAATGTATTTGAGTGGGAAAAAGGAGGTTTGGTTAATCAGGGCCTGCCTTATTTGGTGCATTCTTATCCAGATTATTCGACCAAGAGTCCACTTTGGAGAAATTCTTGCCACTACCATTGTATGCAGACTGAGCCTGGTTTAGATAAATTTGTTGGTAATGCTTCAGGAGTGAGGGCATCTTTAGAACCATTGATTGCATGGGCAGAACAGATGGTACCTCATGAAAGGCATGGAGATACTCCTATAATTGTTTTAGCTACTGCTGGGCTGAGGAGGTTGGCTGCCGAGGATGCTAGGCAGGTTTTGGATGATGTGGAGATTGTTGTAAGGGGACATTCTTTTGTGTATAGTAAGAACTGGATAAGGGTTTTGACTGGGAAAGAAGAGGCATACTATGGTTGGGTTGCTCTGAACTATAAACTGGGTAGCCTTGGAAATTCATTGAAAGCATCTACCTTTGGACTTCTTGATCTAGGAGGTTCATCATTGCAGGTTGTGGTTGAAGTAGCTGAAGAGAACGGCAATGAAAATGTCATGACATCAAATATTGGTTCAACAGATCATAACATTTTAGCATATTCATTACCAGCATTTGGTTTGACTGAGGCATTTGATCGGACAGTGGTCATGCTCAGTCAAAATCAAACAGACAGGGGAAATACCACTAACAGATTTGAACTCAGACACCCTTGTCTAAGTTCTGATTTTGTGCAAAATTATACTTGCTCTGGTTGCGCTATGCCAAATGTAACTGATCTTGAAAATTCTGAAAGTCTGATgtataaatctcaattttctttgaCATATTTAGTTGGAGACCCAAATTGGGAGCAATGCAAGGAACTTGTGAGGGCGGCTGCAATGAACTACAGCGGTTCAGATTGGTCACATCAAATAGTTGGTAGAAACTGTGAAGCAAATTCATCTCCTTATGGTG GTAGCAATATGCTAAATTTGACGGCTGTTGCCCATCACAGTGGACGCTTTCATGCTTTATCTGGGTTTTTTGTTGTTAACGACATGTTACACTTGAGCCCAAGGGCCAGTGTGACTGAGATTTGGGAGAAAGGTGAGCAGTTATGTTCAAGATCTTCGACTGAGTTGAGCAGCATTTCCCAAAGACAAACTTATGCTGGACAATCGTGTTTCCGGGTGCCTTATGTGGCATCACTTATTGAAGATTCTCTGTGCCTCGGCAATGGAGAGATAGTGTTTGGCCCAGGGGATGTTTCTTGGACATTGGGAGCTGCACTAATCCATGGGCTAGATAGTATTGAAACTCCTGCCAGCATTTCAACTACAAAAGACATGGATATCTTCTCATCCcctgttttcctttttgttctacttctcttccttttgtttGTTGTTTATTGCAGCCAAATCACGCTACCTATGCTGGGCAGGAAAGTTGCAGATGTTGGTGTATCTTTGCCATCTTATGTTCATCCAAGACGCCGACAAACTTGA
- the LOC18603970 gene encoding heme-binding protein 2 has product MARAPRLIIAVVTLLWLLVLCRSTESPPYEVLHVESDFEIRHYRNATWMSATVNDLSFQKATLFGFHRLFQFIEGANLNWSRVAMTSPVVTSLVPGAGPLHSSAYAVRFYLPAKFQDCPPTPLPELNLEPFAWESHYVAVRKFSGFATDDSVLKEAARLATSLSLSPWANSTIDSEYSYSIAQYDPPFRFIGRVNELWVDVDASVFVGPGKATA; this is encoded by the exons ATGGCGAGAGCACCAAGGTTGATCATCGCGGTGGTAACCCTGCTGTGGTTGCTGGTACTCTGCCGTTCAACCGAATCCCCGCCGTACGAGGTGTTACACGTGGAATCCGACTTCGAAATCAGACACTACCGAAACGCCACGTGGATGTCCGCAACTGTGAACGACCTTTCCTTCCAAAAGGCCACCTTGTTTGGCTTCCACAG ATTGTTCCAGTTTATAGAAGGTGCGAATCTAAATTGGTCTCGGGTAGCCATGACATCACCCGTGGTGACAAGCCTAGTCCCCGGAGCTGGGCCTCTTCACTCCTCAGCCTACGCGGTCCGATTTTACTTGCCTGCTAAGTTCCAGGACTGCCCACCGACGCCACTCCCGGAACTGAACCTGGAACCTTTCGCCTGGGAAAGCCATTACGTCGCTGTCAGGAAGTTTTCAGGGTTTGCTACGGATGATAGCGTGCTCAAGGAGGCTGCCAGGCTTGCTACAAGTTTGAGCTTGTCGCCATGGGCTAACTCTACTATTGATTCTGAGTACAGTTATTCGATTGCCCAGTATGACCCACCGTTCAGGTTTATTGGTAGGGTTAACGAATTGTGGGTGGATGTTGATGCTTCTGTGTTTGTTGGCCCTGGAAAAGCTACGGCTTGA
- the LOC18603971 gene encoding motile sperm domain-containing protein 2 isoform X2 encodes MAIHTCEALRACSPPLFTSIKLAPNCIRNCKFYVRNCLKNPNNSRKLVLKVKEKLEKEHYSLPVGKNGRDDEDMILWYLKDRRFSVEEAVAKLTKAIRWRQEFGVSDLSEDAVKSMAETGKAYVHDFLDVNDRPVLIVVASKHFPAVHDQHEDEKLCVFLIEKALSKLPAGKEQILGIFDLRGFDTKNADLSFLTFLVKFCSMETVRKEYFTEATIPVNFRD; translated from the exons ATGGCGATCCACACATGTGAAGCTCTTCGTGCGTGTAGTCCTCCCTTGTTTACCTCAATTAAGTTGGCTCCTAATTGCATTCGAAACTGCAAATTTTATGTTCGAAATTGTCTGAAAAACCCAAATAACTCACGAAAG TTAGTTTTGAAAGTGAAGGAGAAGCTTGAAAAGGAGCATTATAGTCTGCCAGTTGGAAAAAATGGAAGAGACGACGAAGACATGATTCTCTGGTATCTAAAGGACCGGAGATTTTCTGTTGAAGAAGCTGTCGCTAAGTTGACAAAAGCTATT AGATGGCGTCAAGAGTTTGGAGTGTCTGATTTATCTGAAGATGCGGTGAAAAGTATGGCTGAGACTGGAAAAGCCTATGTGCATGACTTTCTTGACGTTAATGACAGACCAGTGCTCATCGTGGTGGCATCCAAGCACTTTCCTGCA GTGCACGATCAGCATGAGGATGAGAAACTCTGTGTATTTTTGATTGAGAAGGCATTGAGCAAGCTTCCAGCTGGGAAAGAACAAATACTAGGAATCTTTGATCTCCGGGGCTTCGACACCAAAAATGCAGATCTCAGTTTTTTAACTTTCTTG GTGAAATTTTGCTCCATGGAAACTGTCCGGAAGGAATATTTCACAGAAGCAACCATACCGGTCAACTTCAGAGACTAA
- the LOC18603971 gene encoding motile sperm domain-containing protein 2 isoform X1, with product MAIHTCEALRACSPPLFTSIKLAPNCIRNCKFYVRNCLKNPNNSRKLVLKVKEKLEKEHYSLPVGKNGRDDEDMILWYLKDRRFSVEEAVAKLTKAIRWRQEFGVSDLSEDAVKSMAETGKAYVHDFLDVNDRPVLIVVASKHFPAVHDQHEDEKLCVFLIEKALSKLPAGKEQILGIFDLRGFDTKNADLSFLTFLFNVFYYYYPKRLGEVLFVEAPFAFKPIWQLVKPLLKSYASMVKFCSMETVRKEYFTEATIPVNFRD from the exons ATGGCGATCCACACATGTGAAGCTCTTCGTGCGTGTAGTCCTCCCTTGTTTACCTCAATTAAGTTGGCTCCTAATTGCATTCGAAACTGCAAATTTTATGTTCGAAATTGTCTGAAAAACCCAAATAACTCACGAAAG TTAGTTTTGAAAGTGAAGGAGAAGCTTGAAAAGGAGCATTATAGTCTGCCAGTTGGAAAAAATGGAAGAGACGACGAAGACATGATTCTCTGGTATCTAAAGGACCGGAGATTTTCTGTTGAAGAAGCTGTCGCTAAGTTGACAAAAGCTATT AGATGGCGTCAAGAGTTTGGAGTGTCTGATTTATCTGAAGATGCGGTGAAAAGTATGGCTGAGACTGGAAAAGCCTATGTGCATGACTTTCTTGACGTTAATGACAGACCAGTGCTCATCGTGGTGGCATCCAAGCACTTTCCTGCA GTGCACGATCAGCATGAGGATGAGAAACTCTGTGTATTTTTGATTGAGAAGGCATTGAGCAAGCTTCCAGCTGGGAAAGAACAAATACTAGGAATCTTTGATCTCCGGGGCTTCGACACCAAAAATGCAGATCTCAGTTTTTTAACTTTCTTG TTTAATGtattttactattattatcCAAAGCGGTTGGGTGAAGTTCTCTTTGTGGAAGCTCCTTTTGCCTTTAAGCCTATTTGGCAGCTAGTAAAGCCCTTGTTAAAATCATACGCTTCTATG GTGAAATTTTGCTCCATGGAAACTGTCCGGAAGGAATATTTCACAGAAGCAACCATACCGGTCAACTTCAGAGACTAA
- the LOC18603973 gene encoding plant UBX domain-containing protein 10 isoform X2, whose protein sequence is MSLTIRGSVRARGTTPSCNGIFCRIVYLPRNIIGGFSRVLGRRNQYQPPNLQLQHSQPQQPLVVPEEWAFLASFEQQYGITHPFFYACSFMEALKIAEDEHKFMFMYLHSPEHPFTPSFCSGTLCSELVVQFLDANFVCWGAIANKGEGLQMAATLQPASFPFCAVIAPAAGNSIAVLQQGPVDPAELVEILQRTMEEQGSAFSSTRGREEEQMRARIKEEEEKLRADRQLREEQEAAYFAALNIDQEKERLRNARAQKPVEASNKANYEKPRQMPTEKQLGKTRQASSIREAQYKETATQGKDTPQATQILIRFPSGERREHSFSCTDKILSIYRYIDSLGLPGLGNYRLISSFPRRVYGVDQMGMTLKDAGLHPRASLFLELL, encoded by the exons ATGTCATTGACAATAAGAGGAAGTGTGAGAGCAAGAGGGACGACCCCCTCTTGCAATGGGATTTTTTGTCGGATAGTATACCTTCCCAGAAACATAATAGGGGGGTTTTCAAGAGTACTGGGTAGAAGAAACCAATACCAACCACCAAACTTGCAGCTGCAACATTCACAACCGCAGCAGCCCCTAGTTGTTCCAGAAGAGTGGGCTTTTCTAGCTAGTTTTGAACAGCAATATGGAATCACACATCCATTTTTCTATGCCTGTAGCTTTATGGAGGCTCTGAAGATAGCAGAGGATGAGCACAAGTTCATGTTCATGTATCTCCACTCTCCGGAACATCCCTTCACTCCCTCGTTTTGTTCAGGGACTTTGTGTTCAGAGCTGGTAGTACAGTTTCTTGATGCAAACTTTGTGTGCTGGGGAGCAATTGCAAATAAAGGAGAGGGTTTACAAATGGCTGCAACTCTGCAGCCTGCTAGCTTCCCCTTCTGTGCAGTGATTGCACCAGCTGCTGGTAACAGCATAGCAGTGCTGCAACAG GGCCCAGTTGATCCAGCTGAGCTGGTGGAGATTCTGCAGAGGACAATGGAGGAGCAAGGGTCGGCTTTCAGCAGTACAAGAGGAAGGGAGGAAGAACAGATGAGAGCAAGGATTAAGGAGGAGGAAGAGAAGTTAAGGGCCGATCGTCAGTTGAGAGAAGAACAAGAAGCTGCATATTTTGCTGCTTTAAATATAGACCAG GAAAAGGAAAGGCTTAGGAATGCGAGAGCTCAAAAACCAGTAGAAGCTTCAAATAAAGCAAATTATGAGAAGCCTAGGCAGATGCCTACAGAGAAACAACTAGGTAAAACAAGGCAGGCCTCATCCATTAGAGAAGCTCAGTACAAAGAAACTGCTACTCAAGGGAAGGACACTCCTCAGGCTACTCAG ATATTGATTCGGTTTCCGAGTGGTGAAAGAAGAGAGCATAGCTTTTCTTGCACAGATAAGATCCTCTCAATTTACAGATACATTGATTCATTAGGACTACCTGGGCTTGGAAACTACAGATTAATATCAAGCTTCCCGAGAAGAGTTTATGGTGTTGATCAAATGGGAATGACTTTGAAAGATGCTGGTCTGCATCCTAGAGCAAGCCTGTTCTTGGAGCTTCTCTGA
- the LOC18603973 gene encoding plant UBX domain-containing protein 10 isoform X1 encodes MSLTIRGSVRARGTTPSCNGIFCRIVYLPRNIIGGFSRVLGRRNQYQPPNLQLQHSQPQQPLVVPEEWAFLASFEQQYGITHPFFYACSFMEALKIAEDEHKFMFMYLHSPEHPFTPSFCSGTLCSELVVQFLDANFVCWGAIANKGEGLQMAATLQPASFPFCAVIAPAAGNSIAVLQQMEGPVDPAELVEILQRTMEEQGSAFSSTRGREEEQMRARIKEEEEKLRADRQLREEQEAAYFAALNIDQEKERLRNARAQKPVEASNKANYEKPRQMPTEKQLGKTRQASSIREAQYKETATQGKDTPQATQILIRFPSGERREHSFSCTDKILSIYRYIDSLGLPGLGNYRLISSFPRRVYGVDQMGMTLKDAGLHPRASLFLELL; translated from the exons ATGTCATTGACAATAAGAGGAAGTGTGAGAGCAAGAGGGACGACCCCCTCTTGCAATGGGATTTTTTGTCGGATAGTATACCTTCCCAGAAACATAATAGGGGGGTTTTCAAGAGTACTGGGTAGAAGAAACCAATACCAACCACCAAACTTGCAGCTGCAACATTCACAACCGCAGCAGCCCCTAGTTGTTCCAGAAGAGTGGGCTTTTCTAGCTAGTTTTGAACAGCAATATGGAATCACACATCCATTTTTCTATGCCTGTAGCTTTATGGAGGCTCTGAAGATAGCAGAGGATGAGCACAAGTTCATGTTCATGTATCTCCACTCTCCGGAACATCCCTTCACTCCCTCGTTTTGTTCAGGGACTTTGTGTTCAGAGCTGGTAGTACAGTTTCTTGATGCAAACTTTGTGTGCTGGGGAGCAATTGCAAATAAAGGAGAGGGTTTACAAATGGCTGCAACTCTGCAGCCTGCTAGCTTCCCCTTCTGTGCAGTGATTGCACCAGCTGCTGGTAACAGCATAGCAGTGCTGCAACAG ATGGAGGGCCCAGTTGATCCAGCTGAGCTGGTGGAGATTCTGCAGAGGACAATGGAGGAGCAAGGGTCGGCTTTCAGCAGTACAAGAGGAAGGGAGGAAGAACAGATGAGAGCAAGGATTAAGGAGGAGGAAGAGAAGTTAAGGGCCGATCGTCAGTTGAGAGAAGAACAAGAAGCTGCATATTTTGCTGCTTTAAATATAGACCAG GAAAAGGAAAGGCTTAGGAATGCGAGAGCTCAAAAACCAGTAGAAGCTTCAAATAAAGCAAATTATGAGAAGCCTAGGCAGATGCCTACAGAGAAACAACTAGGTAAAACAAGGCAGGCCTCATCCATTAGAGAAGCTCAGTACAAAGAAACTGCTACTCAAGGGAAGGACACTCCTCAGGCTACTCAG ATATTGATTCGGTTTCCGAGTGGTGAAAGAAGAGAGCATAGCTTTTCTTGCACAGATAAGATCCTCTCAATTTACAGATACATTGATTCATTAGGACTACCTGGGCTTGGAAACTACAGATTAATATCAAGCTTCCCGAGAAGAGTTTATGGTGTTGATCAAATGGGAATGACTTTGAAAGATGCTGGTCTGCATCCTAGAGCAAGCCTGTTCTTGGAGCTTCTCTGA
- the LOC18603974 gene encoding uncharacterized protein LOC18603974 — protein sequence MKGDSFPGTKIWNKPCCVANTTRQLQCIQTQPFLSKQTTTTAQKHSTNMASSVSHNTFSMIPIFVAFLVVASSLGPVLSSPLVSDSGHRKLANHTLRPAKEIQKLRRINAYLKKISKPAVKTIQSPDGDVIDCVLSHLQPAFDHPELRGQKPLDPPERPKGHNSTEAVSESFQLWTDSGESCPQGTVPIRRTTEKDILRASSVRRYGRRRRVRRDSTGNGHEHAVLFVNGDQYYGAKASLNVWAPRVTNEYEFSLSQIWVISGSFGNDLNTIEAGWQVSPELYGDNYPRFFTYWTTDAYQATGCYNLLCSGFVQTNNKIAIGAAISPRSSYNGRQFDIGIMVWKDPKHGHWWLEFGSGLLVGYWPAFLFSHLRNHANMIQFGGEIVNTRSSGFHTSTQMGSGHFAEEGFGKAAYFRNMQTVDWDNNLLPLTNLRLLADHSNCYDIRQGRNNVWGTYFYYGGPGRNVRCP from the exons ATGAAGGGAGATTCATTTCCAGGGACAAAAATTTGGAATAAACCATGTTGTGTTGCGAACACAACAAGACAGCTCCAATGTATACAAACACAACCCTTCCTatcaaaacaaacaacaaCAACAGCACAAAAACATTCCACAAATATGGCTTCTTCTGTTTCCCACAACACTTTCTCAATGATTCCTATTTTTGTTGCTTTCCTTGTTGTTGCTTCCTCTCTTGGCCCTGTCCTGTCTTCACCATTGGTATCAGATTCCGGTCACCGGAAGTTGGCAAACCATACTTTAAGGCCTGCTAAGGAGATTCAGAAGCTAAGGAGAATCAATGCTTATCTCAAGAAGATCAGTAAGCCTGCTGTCAAGACAATTCAG AGTCCAGATGGTGATGTCATAGATTGTGTTCTATCTCATCTTCAACCTGCTTTTGACCACCCTGAGCTTAGAGGGCAGAAGCCATTG GATCCACCGGAGAGGCCAAAAGGCCATAACTCCACAGAAGCAGTCTCTGAAAGCTTCCAGCTATGGACAGACTCAGGTGAATCATGCCCCCAAGGAACTGTTCCAATTAGAAGAACTACAGAGAAAGACATTCTGAGAGCAAGTTCTGTTAGAAGatatggaagaagaagacggGTGCGGAGAGACTCAACAGGCAACGGCCATGAG CATGCAGTTTTGTTTGTGAATGGAGATCAGTATTATGGAGCAAAGGCAAGCTTAAACGTGTGGGCGCCTCGGGTGACCAATGAATACGAGTTTAGCTTGTCACAGATATGGGTCATCTCTGGTTCTTTTGGCAATGATCTGAACACCATTGAAGCTGGTTGGCAG GTTAGCCCTGAATTATATGGAGATAATTACCCTCGATTCTTCACATACTGGACA ACCGATGCATACCAAGCCACGGGATGCTACAACTTGCTTTGCTCTGGCTTTGTCCAAACCAACAATAAGATTGCCATTGGAGCAGCAATCTCTCCAAGGTCTTCATACAATGGCAGACAGTTTGATATCGGAATAATGGTTTGGAAG GATCCAAAACATGGACATTGGTGGCTAGAGTTTGGATCAGGATTACTGGTTGGGTACTGGCCTGCATTCCTGTTCAGCCATTTGAGAAACCATGCAAACATGATACAGTTTGGAGGAGAAATTGTGAACACTCGATCATCAGGGTTCCACACATCAACACAGATGGGCAGTGGCCATTTTGCTGAAGAAGGCTTTGGGAAAGCAGCTTATTTCCGGAACATGCAAACTGTTGATTGGGATAACAATTTGCTGCCTCTCACAAACCTTCGCCTCTTGGCTGATCATTCAAATTGTTATGATATCAGACAAGGTAGAAACAATGTTTGGGGAACTTACTTTTACTATGGAGGCCCTGGAAGGAATGTAAGGTGTCCTTGA